The genomic DNA GCGCAAAAccgtgccgccgcaggCGGTTTCCGCTGGCAAGGGGCGTGCAGGAATTCCGGACGCCGCCAACTCGCACGACCGCACGACACggcccggcggcgtggcCAACGGACTGCCGGGCAAACGCCGCGCTGAGCCCGCGTACCGCGGCCGCAACGGCTGGCaggacgagggcgagagcgacgaAGGCGAGTACGACGCGCGCTTTGCCCGTTCGAGTCGCGTGCGTGGCGATGCGCAGGACGCATGGCCGCGTGGTGTGGACGGTGGTCCGTACGATGCGGCGGGCAGCGATGCACACGGTGCacacggcgaggcggcacgcagcgcggcacgcagccgcCCCAGCAAGTCGTCTGGCGGCTCGAACCGCGATGATGCCGACGATCAGCGCTACTGTTTCTGCAACAATGTCAGCTACGGCGATATGATTGGatgcgacgacgacgactgCGAGCGCGAATGGTTCCACCTCGGCTGTGTCGGCCTGTCCAAGCCGCCGCAAGGCACGTGGTACTGTGACGCGtgtctcgagcgccgcacgcaacAAGCACGCAACAAGGCGAAGCGGGGCGCCCGCCCCGGGCgcccgccggccgccgaggtcgtgggtggcgcgcgacgtgtaGCTACTGGACGTCGGTAGTTGGTACGGATCTACTTCTTGCCGTtgatgccgagcagctcgacctcAAAGACGAGGGTCGAGTTGGCGGGGATGACCGGGGGGAAGCCGCGGGCACCGTAGCCGTAGTCGGGCGAGACGATGAGCTTAGCcttctcgccgagcgaAAGCTGGGGCACACCCTCGTCCCAGCCGCGGATCACGCGGCCGACACCGATCTGGGTCGAGaagggcgcgccgcggtcaCGCGACGAATCAAACTTGCTGCCGTCCTTCTGGAGGGTGCCGACGTAGTGGATGTCCACTGTGTCGCCGGGCTTGGGGAAGTTCTTGCCGTCACCGGGAGAAATGCGCTCAACCTGGACACCCATTGTAGGAGAAGTGAGTGTATGTGGCTTGTGCGTTCTGCCGCTTAAAAAgggcatcggcggcgcctcccGCGGGATGACGTGTCACGATTAGGTAATCCATGGGGTAGCGTGCTCCGAGTCTCTCGCGCCGATTGGTGCGGGAAGTGCATGGAACAtttcggcggcgcgacagAGGAGGGACGTCATCGAGGCTATCAGGCTACCAGTTCATGACGTGACCAGCTACGAACAGCCGATTATCCGTAGTTCAGACTAGCGAGTGTTAGGGCGGCATGACGTACCGGAAGATGTCGTTGAACACGTAGAACGAGCCGTTCTCGGGCAGCAGCGTGAACGACTGGCTGAACTTGAGGGGGTTCTGACCGTCGTCGACCTACTATTAGCCAGTGCACGTACCAGGAGCATGCCGGTCACCAGCACGACCAGCGCCTGACCGTCGCCGGTGggctgcgcatcgcgcgtGTCGACCTTGTGCTGCACCTTCTGGAAGGGAAGGCTCTGCGGTAAGTCTAGATACGTACGGCCAGCTTCTCAACAATCGCCTGCGCACCCTGGGTCTGCGCACCCTCAAAGGTGAGCATCGACTGCGGACGCTGCGTTAGTCTATTACAGGCAGGATACGTACGTagagcgcagcgagctgcgACCGGTCCGCGTCAAAGGTGGTGTAGTAGTAGTCGGTGAACTGCGGTCAGCTATACTGGACAACGtacctgctgcgcgacttgCTCCATTGCACACAATCAAAGGAGAGGAGTCTCGGAGCGACCGCGCTCGTGGACGACACGTGCGTTCGGCCGAGACAATGTGGAGGGAACCAACACTTGGGCACACGCGTCCTTGGGCTCAGGacccagcggcggcgcggagGGCGATCCTCTTGCGCGCTTCAATCACACGGTGCCATGTGTCCTCGATCGCTTTGCTGAAGAGGCAGGCCAATGCACAGCTTGTGTTCAACAGAGTCTACGGCGCTCAATGGCTGAGACCATGGATGTTGAAGTAGATTCTCACATGCATAATTACTTTGTCCTCCGCCGATGCAATTTGCTCGTTGTATCTCGGCAGTCTGCCGTAGATAGTCAATTCGGCTGCGAGATGCGAGGAATGGGTGAATCTCTTTCTTAACTGGCCTAGCCTGGCATGAGGCAGtggtgcgcacggtgcaCCAGTGGGGAAGCCAAGCCTCGTGGCTGCACTGAACTGTGCCACATTAGGTGTACAAAAGGAATTGAAGAGACTCGGAGTATCTTGGTCTACACCACCGCTCCCACTTCCGTTATCGGCTACTGTAACCTCCCCTCTGGGAACTATTTGCCGAGCGACTCCTTTGTCTAGTAATAGCGTGCTAACCTTCCAGGAACACGACTAAAAGTACAAGCAGAACATTGTTTCTGACTTGTCCCGTAAGTATATCGACTAACCCTTTTTTTGCAGATCCGCATCTTGCCCTCGCTACGAAGAAGTATGGCGGTCATTCAATCTCCTTTCCTGCGCCTGATCGCAGTGCTGGCCACCATGCCGGCGCTGTTTGACCAGCTGTTGTTCCCCGACGCGagcggtgcgctcgccgcgccgttCGACTCGCCGAACAACACCACGCTTCCCGGCGTGCAGGAGCCCTCGTTCGACGTCTACCTGTCGCCCTCGGCTGGCATTCAGCTgccgctggcgccgcgcgatgcggacgAGTCggacacgctcgccgagaacCCGTGGATGCACCTGCAGCAACACATTAACCATGCGAAGCGCCGTCACGCGCAGATCAACGACTTGCCAGTCCCTACGGACGACGAGTTGCGGGCTGCGATGCTGAAGCGCCGCTCCTGGGTGGAGAAGGAATGGCTGCCGCTTCAGCGTCGCGATGCGGCGGATGCGAAGGCCGGTGATtcgtcgtcgctgtcgAGCTACTTTGCGCGCTCCTCTGACAAGATGATCGGCatggtgcgccgctcgagcagcggcagcaaccagctcgaggcgcgtggTAACGGCTACCCCTCTTcggaggccaaggccgcaCAGCAGCACTCGACGACGAACGCCGGCAGTCCCTCCATGTCGCACACCTCGGGCCTGAGCATCGAGGCGAACGACGTGGGCTACTTTGTGCAGGTGCACATCGGTTCGAACAATGCCAAGTTCACCATGTTGGTGGACTCTGGCTCGGCGGACACCTGGGTCACCGGCTCGAACTGCAACGGCTGTGGTGGTTCGAACCGGAACAAGCTCGGCTCGTCCAACTCCAAGTCGCTCAACATCCAGAACGACCAGTTCAAGATCTCGTACGGAACCGGCTCCGTGACGCTGAACAAGGCCACGGACTCGATTACGATTGCGGGAATGAAGCTGGACAACTACAACCTGGGCGTGACGACCAAGGAGTCGAGCCAGTTTGGTGGCAGCAAGATCCCCTTTGACGGCCTCATGGGTCTCGCAGGCTCTTCGCTGAGCACCACGGGTGAGAAGACGCcgatcgacgcgctgtTCGACAGCAACAAGGTCGACCAGCCGATTGTGGGCtaccgcctcggccgcgtcgcggacgGCAGCAACAAGGGCCAGATCACCTTTGGTGCGGTCGACGGCTCGCAGGTGTCGGGCAGTCTGCACGAGCTTGACAACCAGTCGAAGAATGGCTACTGGGAGGTGAAGCTTGACAATGTCAAGGTCGGCTCCAAGTCCATCTCGGGttcgtcgagcacggcgacgctcgacaccggcacgtcgctgattgttgcgccgcaggcgcaggcggatGCGATCCACGATGCGATTGACGGTGCGAAATCGGACGGCCAGGGCGGCTACACACTGCCCTGCACTACTAACCAACAGCTTTCTTTTACTTTCTCGGGCCAGACTTACACTATGGATTCGCGCGACCTTCTCTTCTCTCCGAGCGACTCGAACAATCTGCAGGGCACCTGTGTCAGCGCGGTGTCTGCCGGCGACAACGGCGGCAACGGCGGCTGGCTCCTGGGTGCCGCGTTCTTGAAGAACGTCTACTTTGCGACGAACTCCAAGACGAACCAGATTGGTCTCGGCAAGCTCAATTAAGCTCCTCTCCCCCAGCGGCTCCTTGTGTTTCTGTATTTCCCCCACCGCTGGTCTCTCCTCTCGTAGATAGCCCCGTAAGATTGCGACAGACAGTTCTACTTCTTCTTGGGCGCCTGCTTGCGCGGGCGCAGATTGCGCTCCTTCGGCAGCCAGTCGTCACTCGCACTAgaggccggcgcaggcgcaggcgcggccgtgcgcttcttggccggcgccttggtgcgcagcgagggTGCGACGTACGAGGTGtaggcgacgtacgcaaTGCCGCCGACAAGCAACGCCAGCAGCGCGTACACCGACAGAAGCTGGGGGTCCAGCAGCGACTGCGCCGGCTCTTCGACCGTCACCGAGCCGCGGTACACGTTGATGTTGTAGCGCTTCGAGTTGCCCTGGTCAAGCACCTTGAAGCGGAactcgacgtcgagctgTTGCGGCTTAAACTCCGAGTAAAAATCGTACGGAATTTGGAGGGGCTGGCCGTTGACGTTGCGCACTGGCACCGACTTGAGCTTGGTCGTGGTCATCTGTGTTAGCCTATCGACGTACGTTGCGCATGACACGGCTCTTTTGCCCATCCGCCTTGGCGGGGTTGAGGAACGCGCCGGTGATCTCCTCCAGGACCAACGCGCGGTCGGCCTTCGGGGGGTGCGTTACCGAGAACACCACGCGGTTCGAGCGGCCGTTCTGCACCAGCGAAAAGGGGTTGTTCGGGAAGGTCGTCACGACATTCAGCTCCGGCGCCTCATCGGCACACAGCACGGcaccaaggccgaggcacgCTCCGAGCACCAGTTGCGCGATCCGCATGTTGTGGAAAGATGACTAAAACTACGCAAGGTGGG from Malassezia japonica chromosome 1, complete sequence includes the following:
- a CDS encoding peptidylprolyl isomerase (COG:O; EggNog:ENOG503P4BA), coding for MGVQVERISPGDGKNFPKPGDTVDIHYVGTLQKDGSKFDSSRDRGAPFSTQIGVGRVIRGWDEGVPQLSLGEKAKLIVSPDYGYGARGFPPVIPANSTLVFEVELLGINGKK
- the NTF2 gene encoding Nuclear transport factor 2 (EggNog:ENOG503P3YM; BUSCO:EOG09265BCT; COG:U), which gives rise to MEQVAQQFTDYYYTTFDADRSQLAALYRPQSMLTFEGAQTQGAQAIVEKLASLPFQKVQHKVDTRDAQPTGDGQALVVLVTGMLLVDDGQNPLKFSQSFTLLPENGSFYVFNDIFRLNYG
- a CDS encoding uncharacterized protein (MEROPS:MER0004932; COG:O; EggNog:ENOG503NV4S; SECRETED:SignalP(1-35)), with the protein product MAVIQSPFLRLIAVLATMPALFDQLLFPDASGALAAPFDSPNNTTLPGVQEPSFDVYLSPSAGIQLPLAPRDADESDTLAENPWMHLQQHINHAKRRHAQINDLPVPTDDELRAAMLKRRSWVEKEWLPLQRRDAADAKAGDSSSLSSYFARSSDKMIGMVRRSSSGSNQLEARGNGYPSSEAKAAQQHSTTNAGSPSMSHTSGLSIEANDVGYFVQVHIGSNNAKFTMLVDSGSADTWVTGSNCNGCGGSNRNKLGSSNSKSLNIQNDQFKISYGTGSVTLNKATDSITIAGMKLDNYNLGVTTKESSQFGGSKIPFDGLMGLAGSSLSTTGEKTPIDALFDSNKVDQPIVGYRLGRVADGSNKGQITFGAVDGSQVSGSLHELDNQSKNGYWEVKLDNVKVGSKSISGSSSTATLDTGTSLIVAPQAQADAIHDAIDGAKSDGQGGYTLPCTTNQQLSFTFSGQTYTMDSRDLLFSPSDSNNLQGTCVSAVSAGDNGGNGGWLLGAAFLKNVYFATNSKTNQIGLGKLN
- a CDS encoding uncharacterized protein (SECRETED:SignalP(1-19); COG:S; TransMembrane:1 (n3-14c19/20o162-185i); EggNog:ENOG503P7DK), with translation MRIAQLVLGACLGLGAVLCADEAPELNVVTTFPNNPFSLVQNGRSNRVVFSVTHPPKADRALVLEEITGAFLNPAKADGQKSRVMRNMTTTKLKSVPVRNVNGQPLQIPYDFYSEFKPQQLDVEFRFKVLDQGNSKRYNINVYRGSVTVEEPAQSLLDPQLLSVYALLALLVGGIAYVAYTSYVAPSLRTKAPAKKRTAAPAPAPASSASDDWLPKERNLRPRKQAPKKK